A single genomic interval of Electrophorus electricus isolate fEleEle1 chromosome 4, fEleEle1.pri, whole genome shotgun sequence harbors:
- the bicd1a gene encoding protein bicaudal D homolog 1 isoform X1 has protein sequence MAADGGYQETVDHYRAEVERLTRELAEANKEKIRAAECGLVVLEENQNLKQQYAELESEQETLKQELEQLQEAFGQAYSNQRKVAADGETNEEKLLQEYASREAYYMGRLLELQAELKLSRSVCSNAQAESERLNTLLQELKESNEMLELQRSRLKEEVREYKFRETRLLQDYTELEEENITLQKLVSTLKQNQVEYEGLKHEIKVLEEETVLLNSQLEDALRLKDIAEGQLEEALDSLKSEREQKNILRKELAQHLSLSDSVYGATTHLAISAVEGFRLVEEAATNSTSISTPSPKNEDSNRGNGCNGLGPKVTGDFHRPTGRMGEVLHPVSDLFSELNLSEIQKLKQQLLQVEQEKAALLTNLQESQTQLQHTQGALTEQHSHVNRLTERVNTMKRLCSDKELDAKETEKGDTSNGCREYEIGINGFEILECKYKVAVTEVIDLKAELKALKEKYNQCVESQSEDCSRSEGKLQLLDEQVASLEKEGQENREQISSLEAELKSALAIAYESQGMLNTAQDELVTFSEELAQLYHHVCLCNNETPNRVMLDYYRQSRVTRSGSLKGSDDPRALLSPRLARRLAAASSSDSSRAPHDSALKEPLGDGGRGDSPSQQSPNRTPFGSPVNNTSTSSAPEASGDLRKEPMNIYNLNAIIRDQIKHLQKAVDRSLQLSRQRAAARELAPIFDKDKEACMEEILKLKALLSTKREQIATLRLVLKANKQTAEVALANLKSKYENEKSMVTETMMKLRNELKALKEDAATFSSLRAMFATRCDEYVTQLDEMQRQLAAAEDEKKTLNSLLRMAIQQKLALTQRLEDLEFDHEQSHRGRGGKVAKTKSSPPKVSVQTTPTAPVNPPELLCTPPFLLHNRTTSTARSPASLAVTPLASSWTSSAHPLFVGESQWKMCPQTLALNPKALCVEFCHNAHSRDSINNTPSSPGGRSPVSVYTSLYRSPLVSTQQPSAHSVRFRTCYAMAESTTPHPQQ, from the exons gCGTTTGGCCAAGCATACTCAAACCAGCGCAAGGTGGCAGCAGACGGTGAGACGAATGAGGAGAAGCTGCTGCAGGAGTATGCGTCCAGAGAGGCTTACTACATGGGCCGCCTGCTAGAGCTGCAAGCAGAGCTCAAACTGAGCCGCTCTGTCTGCTCCAATGCCCAGGCCGAGAGCGAGCGCCTCAACACCCTGCTCCAGGAGCTCAAAGAG AGTAATGAGATGCTGGAGCTGCAGAGGAGTAGGTTGAAGGAGGAGGTGCGGGAGTATAAGTTCAGGGAGACACGACTACTGCAGGACTACACTGAGTTGGAGGAGGAGAACATCACCCTACAGAAACTGGTCTCCACGCTCAAACAGAACCAG GTTGAGTATGAGGGTCTTAAACATGAAATCAAAGTATTGGAGGAGGAGACAGTACTACTGAACAGTCAATTGGAGGACGCGCTGCGTTTGAAAGACATCGCTGAGGGCCAATTAGAGGAGGCCCTGGACTCTCtgaagagtgagagggagcAGAAGAACATCTTGAGGAAGGAGCTGGCCCAGCACCTCAGCCTGAGTGACAGTGTGTATGGGGCCACCACCCACTTAGCCATCTCCGCTGTGGAGGGATTTAGGCTTGTGGAGGAGGCTGCCACTAACAGTACCTCCATCTCTACCCCTAGCCCCAAAAATGAGGACAGTAACAGGGGTAATGGGTGTAATGGCCTTGGGCCAAAGGTAACCGGTGACTTTCACCGGCCCACTGGGCGGATGGGAGAAGTGCTGCACCCTGTATCTGATCTGTTCAGCGAACTCAACCTGTCTGAGATCCAGAAACTGAAACAGCAACTCTTACAG GTGGAGCAAGAAAAAGCAGCCTTACTGACCAACCTGCAGGAGTCCCAGACACAGCTCCAGCACACGCAGGGAGCCCTGACTGAGCAGCACAGTCACGTCAACCGCCTCACGGAGCGCGTCAATACTATGAAGCGTCTCTGTAGCGACAAGGAGTTGGATGccaaagaaacagagaaaggggACACTTCAAATGGCTGCCGAGAGTACGAGATAGGTATAAACGGCTTTGAGATACTGGAGTGTAAGTATAAGGTAGCCGTAACAGAAGTCATTGACCTGAAAGCTGAGCTGAAGGCTCTGAAGGAGAAGTATAACCAGTGTGTGGAGAGTCAGTCAGAGGACTGCAGTCGCAGTGAGGGGAAGCTGCAGCTGCTTGACGAACAAGTGGCATCTCTGGAGAAGGAGGGCCAGGAGAACCGGGAGCAAATCAGCAGCTTGGAGGCAGAGTTAAAGAGCGCCTTGGCCATTGCCTATGAGAGCCAGGGCATGCTGAACACTGCTCAGGATGAGCTAGTTACTTTCAGTGAAGAACTGGCCCAGCTGTATCACCACGTCTGCTTATGCAACAACGAGACACCCAACCGCGTCATGCTGGACTATTACCGCCAGAGTCGTGTCACGCGCAGTGGCAGTCTGAAGGGCAGCGATGACCCACGAGCATTGCTGTCACCCCGCCTTGCCCGCCGCCTTGCAGCTGCTAGCTCCTCCGACTCCTCTAGGGCTCCCCATGACTCGGCCTTAAAGGAGCCCCTGGGGGATGGTGGAAGAGGGGATTCACCCAGCCAGCAGAGCCCCAACAGAACCCCGTTTGGTTCCCCAGTGAACAACACCTCAACTTCATCTGCCCCAGAAGCAAGTGGGGACCTTCGCAAGGAGCCCATGAACATCTACAACCTGAACGCCATCATCCGAGACCAGATCAAGCACCTGCAGAAGGCCGTGGACCGCTCTCTGCAGCTATCGAGGCAGAGGGCTGCTGCTCGGGAACTGGCGCCCATCTTCGACAAGGACAAAGAGGCCTGTATGGAAGAGATCCTCAAGCTCAAGGCCCTTCTCAGCACCAAGAGAGAGCAAATCGCCACTCTGCGCCTTGTCCTTAAAGCCAACAAACAG ACTGCAGAGGTGGCGCTGGCCAACCTGAAGAGCAAGTACGAGAATGAAAAGTCAATGGTGACTGAGACGATGATGAAGCTAAGGAACGAGCTGAAGGCACTGAAGGAGGATGCAGCCACCTTCTCTTCCCTCAGGGCTATGTTCGCCACCAG gTGTGATGAGTATGTTACTCAACTGGACGAGATGCAGCGGCAGCTGGCGGCAGCTGAGGATGAGAAGAAGACACTGAACTCTCTACTGCGCATGGCTATTCAGCAGAAGCTGGCCCTCACCCAGCGCCTAGAAGACCTGGAGTTCGACCATGAGCAGTCCCACCGTGGCCGAGGGGGAAAGGTGGCCAAGACAAAGAGCAGCCCTCCCAAAGTAAGTGTCCAAACTACACCCACTGCACCCGTTAATCCCCCCGAACTGCTGTGCACGCCACCTTTCCTCCTCCACAACCGTACGACCAGCACTGCCCGCAGCCCAGCATCCTTGGCCGTCACACCCCTGGCATCTTCCTGGACTTCTTCAGCTCATCCATTATTTGTGGGCGAGTCCCAGTGGAAAATGTGTCCCCAGACATTAGCTTTAAACCCAAAGGCACTGTGTGTCGAGTTTTGTCATAATGCTCACAGCCGAGACTCTATTAACAACACCCCAAGTTCACCTGGTGGTCGTTCACCAGTATCTGTGTATACATCTCTTTATCGGTCACCTCTTGTGAGTACTCAACAACCATCAGCACACTCAGTGAGATTTCGGACATGCTATGCGATGGCTGAGTCTACAACTCCACATCCGCAACAGTAA